In a single window of the Helicobacter felis ATCC 49179 genome:
- a CDS encoding RluA family pseudouridine synthase encodes MKEWVIWQSGRLDQLLAQELNISRSQVLGCIKAGLVSMDGKICQKGGVEVKPGSYVCVQEPPTAEITPLPTTLNIECLYEDEDLLVINKPPHLAVHPAPSLKEESLVDYLVAKGYQLSNLNGTSRCGIVHRLDKETSGALVIAKNNACHAHLSAQLQSRQMGRYYVALIQGHLREPLFVECHLGRHPKNRLKRANLDALKVKGGKPSKTFFVPLFDGLKCQLVGARLYSGRTHQVRAHLESLGRPILGDRLYGAKEGSAKRTMLHAYILYLIHPRTGHQHLFKAELLKDMVECAQSHLQGNNWYGCLQEASFLERFSTLFV; translated from the coding sequence ATGAAAGAGTGGGTGATTTGGCAGAGTGGGCGACTCGATCAGCTCCTCGCCCAAGAGTTAAATATCTCTAGAAGTCAAGTTTTGGGGTGTATCAAGGCGGGCTTGGTGTCTATGGATGGAAAAATATGTCAAAAAGGGGGGGTGGAAGTCAAACCCGGAAGTTATGTGTGTGTGCAAGAACCCCCAACGGCAGAAATAACACCTTTGCCCACAACTCTTAACATTGAATGCCTCTATGAAGATGAGGATTTATTAGTGATCAACAAACCCCCTCACTTAGCCGTGCACCCTGCCCCCAGCCTCAAAGAAGAGAGCTTAGTGGATTATTTGGTGGCTAAGGGTTATCAACTCTCAAATCTTAATGGCACAAGTCGTTGCGGGATTGTGCACCGCTTGGATAAGGAGACCAGCGGGGCGTTAGTGATAGCCAAGAACAACGCCTGCCATGCCCACTTGAGCGCGCAACTACAGAGCCGCCAAATGGGGCGTTATTATGTGGCATTGATACAGGGGCATTTGCGCGAACCTCTATTTGTAGAATGCCATTTGGGCAGACACCCTAAAAACCGCCTCAAAAGGGCGAATTTAGATGCGCTTAAAGTCAAAGGAGGGAAACCCTCTAAAACCTTTTTTGTCCCTCTTTTTGATGGACTCAAATGCCAACTTGTGGGCGCGCGCCTTTATAGCGGACGCACCCATCAAGTGCGCGCACACTTAGAAAGTCTAGGGCGGCCCATTTTGGGGGATAGACTTTATGGGGCCAAAGAGGGGAGCGCAAAGCGCACGATGTTGCATGCCTATATTCTTTATCTTATTCACCCTAGAACCGGCCACCAACACCTCTTTAAAGCCGAACTTTTAAAGGACATGGTAGAATGCGCACAATCCCACTTGCAAGGAAATAATTGGTATGGGTGTCTCCAAGAAGCTAGTTTTCTTGAGCGTTTTAGCACTCTTTTTGTCTAA
- a CDS encoding cell division ATP-binding protein FtsE, translated as MSSIVLARDLSLGYKKDEWVIRGANLKVERKDFVFISGPSGCGKSTLLRSLYGDLPLLGGNLEVCNINVNRASKAFINELRRHIGVVFQDYKLIEEWTVEQNIKLPMLINGYKKEECNIQAEKLLAHVDLLYKSNRYPLELSGGEQQRVAMARAIAHKPFLILADEPTGNLDDYSSDMIWSLLKGANKQLDITIVVVTHRIPSNFNVPYRKIYIKDGEVHEYT; from the coding sequence GTGAGCAGTATTGTGCTAGCAAGAGATTTATCTCTAGGCTATAAAAAAGACGAGTGGGTGATTCGCGGGGCAAATTTGAAAGTGGAGCGCAAAGATTTTGTTTTTATCTCAGGGCCTAGCGGATGTGGTAAAAGCACGCTATTGCGATCTTTATATGGCGATCTCCCCCTATTAGGAGGGAATTTAGAAGTGTGTAACATTAATGTGAATCGCGCTTCAAAGGCTTTTATTAATGAATTGCGCCGCCATATTGGTGTGGTGTTTCAGGATTATAAGCTCATTGAAGAGTGGACGGTGGAGCAAAATATCAAATTGCCCATGCTCATCAATGGCTATAAAAAAGAGGAATGCAATATCCAAGCAGAAAAACTCTTAGCCCATGTGGATTTACTCTATAAATCTAACCGCTATCCCTTAGAGTTAAGTGGGGGAGAACAACAACGCGTGGCGATGGCGCGCGCTATCGCGCACAAACCCTTTTTGATTTTGGCAGATGAGCCTACGGGTAACTTGGATGATTATTCTAGTGATATGATTTGGAGTTTGCTCAAAGGGGCCAACAAACAATTAGACATCACGATTGTGGTGGTTACACACCGCATCCCCAGTAATTTCAATGTGCCTTACCGCAAGATTTATATCAAGGATGGAGAGGTGCATGAATACACTTAA
- a CDS encoding fibronectin type III domain-containing protein translates to MGVSKKLVFLSVLALFLSNCASSKKNNTLSFADHSEMEAMNTSLPVVQGIKTINDVQSVGFEWLPISHPERIDGFVIYRTQQDQNFKRVGVVRNPFATHYYDDNLTPQTQYYYQIATIGKNGELSQMSKTINVRTSFINPVENVFASMTTPREIKVFWTPHPNPSIAKYIIQREDDQGKFVNIGAVRNRLFVEYFDRKLGDGQTHRYRVIAEDFEGAKSLPSAVVIGKTKNPPPLVNGTQASTALTRRVQLKWSPAEQKDVVGYRIYAADDLNGKYKEIAQTRATEYIDNVNTDGTDRFYKIVAVDKDGIEGNMPQEAIKGATLPRPPTPVITKGTIEDGRAIITWEAIKGTRVRDYAVYRFENNSHSKPLRYGSIIGTQFVDKAMETGTKYRYQVVSVDGDGLESRPSKEVELRLDR, encoded by the coding sequence ATGGGTGTCTCCAAGAAGCTAGTTTTCTTGAGCGTTTTAGCACTCTTTTTGTCTAATTGTGCGTCCTCAAAAAAAAATAACACTCTCTCTTTTGCCGATCACTCAGAAATGGAGGCGATGAATACAAGTCTTCCAGTCGTGCAGGGAATTAAAACTATCAACGATGTGCAATCTGTAGGTTTTGAATGGTTGCCCATTAGCCACCCTGAGCGCATCGATGGTTTTGTGATTTACCGCACCCAGCAGGACCAAAATTTTAAGCGCGTAGGTGTGGTCCGCAACCCCTTTGCTACGCATTACTACGATGACAATCTCACGCCCCAAACCCAGTATTACTACCAAATCGCCACGATAGGGAAAAATGGCGAGCTTTCCCAGATGTCTAAAACCATCAATGTGCGCACTTCGTTTATTAACCCTGTGGAAAATGTCTTTGCGAGCATGACCACACCTAGGGAAATCAAAGTTTTTTGGACTCCCCATCCTAATCCTAGCATTGCTAAATACATCATCCAAAGAGAGGACGATCAAGGGAAATTTGTCAATATTGGGGCAGTGAGAAACCGCCTTTTTGTGGAATATTTTGATCGCAAGCTAGGGGATGGGCAAACCCACCGCTACCGTGTGATTGCTGAGGATTTTGAGGGCGCAAAGTCTTTGCCCAGTGCTGTTGTAATAGGCAAGACAAAAAACCCCCCACCTCTAGTAAATGGCACTCAAGCCAGCACAGCTCTCACACGGCGCGTGCAACTCAAATGGAGTCCTGCTGAACAAAAGGATGTTGTGGGTTATAGGATTTATGCCGCCGATGATCTCAATGGCAAGTATAAAGAAATTGCCCAAACCCGCGCCACCGAGTATATCGACAATGTGAATACAGATGGGACAGATAGATTTTATAAGATTGTGGCTGTAGACAAAGATGGGATTGAGGGCAATATGCCTCAAGAGGCGATCAAGGGAGCGACCTTGCCAAGACCTCCTACACCCGTTATCACAAAAGGCACGATTGAAGATGGGCGCGCCATCATCACTTGGGAGGCGATTAAGGGGACAAGGGTGCGCGATTATGCAGTGTATCGTTTTGAAAATAACTCCCACTCCAAACCCTTGCGCTACGGCTCCATCATAGGCACACAATTTGTCGATAAGGCGATGGAAACCGGGACAAAATACCGCTATCAGGTGGTGAGTGTGGATGGGGATGGGTTGGAGTCGCGTCCAAGTAAAGAGGTCGAATTGCGCTTGGATCGTTAG
- a CDS encoding phosphoenolpyruvate carboxylase → MRQHPQVERELEFLHDLVVNVLDTFSPTITNHFLRLKNLFENTEHSQEQIEIAFREIAASEQILGVIKAFSLYNILINIVEERHKNQQPARLQETYQELLDTGFEAKKLKGVLENIQFYPVFTAHPTESMRRTFLEAIQEMYHDLSLVFDNACNQDMVTHAKKHLNYRLGLLWKSHLIRQERLEVLFELDNLLYILQHSILPSCRDLLGTIQKMLDKPLEHCPLCLGSWIGGDRDGNPFVSNALLQQVVSIQHEFIIKTYLEYTAKLQRELSIALDFCPISEALKIDLQDSYHQLDPTSARLHVKEPFRAKLILMEQKLKNRLIALSAPLEIEFAYKNPRELLEDIDLLLENLEPSLSQPLLDFRHLVLLAGFHLLSLDFREHRDVFLYAISEVFCHLGLATSDFYALEEEAKLEILSHALSQEPTTLQSLMVSPECKRLLEAFSHIVWAKSRIGAEIFHSIIVSMTTQASDLLCVLWLAKQSRLVSKNLKIYITPLFETIADLQHAQVIMRTLSQNPHYRAYLEIMEFKQAIMVGYSDSSKDGGIFASNYNLHNAISALVDLEQELGIKFILFHGRGGSVSRGGGDLQNALLSAPAHSVKTTLKLTEQGETISSRYLNPASAHSNLANVMGALLKKNTLDRYSPLPKVPLHSSLKTISEVSYTTYRDLIYHTPGFLDYFKQATPIAFIQELNLGSRPSKRKESSKIEDLRAIPWVFAWTQNRSLLPAWYGVGSGLESVGDFEALRSLYGKDGFFKAVLDNIAQALLKVDLSIAKEYHKFAIHNPSALNIWERIEKEFVKTMRAVLIIRSEDKLLDKDPSVQEGILLRTPYINALNHLQIALISAFKQQEGDLEQLKIYIHSTIVGIAQGMRNTG, encoded by the coding sequence ATGCGCCAACACCCGCAGGTAGAACGAGAACTCGAGTTTCTCCACGACTTGGTCGTAAATGTTTTAGACACTTTCAGCCCCACCATCACAAACCACTTTTTGCGCCTTAAAAACCTCTTTGAAAATACGGAGCACTCCCAAGAACAGATAGAGATAGCTTTCAGGGAGATCGCCGCCTCTGAGCAGATCTTAGGCGTGATCAAGGCTTTTTCTCTCTACAATATCCTAATTAATATCGTAGAAGAACGGCATAAAAACCAACAACCCGCGCGCTTGCAAGAAACCTACCAAGAATTGCTAGATACCGGTTTTGAGGCAAAAAAGTTAAAAGGCGTGTTAGAGAATATCCAGTTTTACCCCGTTTTCACTGCCCACCCCACCGAGTCGATGCGCCGCACTTTCTTAGAAGCTATTCAAGAGATGTATCATGACCTTTCTTTAGTCTTTGACAATGCGTGTAACCAAGACATGGTCACACATGCCAAAAAACATCTAAATTACCGCTTAGGTCTTTTGTGGAAGAGCCACTTAATACGCCAAGAGAGACTAGAAGTTCTCTTTGAGTTGGACAATCTACTCTATATTTTGCAACATTCGATTTTGCCTAGCTGTCGCGATCTTTTGGGGACAATTCAAAAAATGCTAGATAAACCTCTTGAACATTGCCCTTTATGCTTAGGGAGTTGGATCGGGGGCGATCGAGATGGCAATCCCTTTGTGAGCAACGCCCTTTTACAGCAGGTGGTCAGTATCCAGCATGAGTTCATTATCAAGACCTACTTAGAATATACCGCCAAACTCCAAAGAGAACTCTCCATCGCCCTAGATTTCTGCCCCATCTCAGAGGCTTTAAAGATCGATCTGCAAGACTCTTACCACCAACTTGATCCCACCAGCGCGCGCCTGCATGTCAAAGAGCCTTTTCGCGCAAAGCTGATTTTAATGGAGCAAAAACTCAAAAACCGCCTCATCGCTTTGAGTGCGCCCCTAGAGATCGAATTTGCTTATAAAAATCCACGCGAACTCTTAGAGGACATCGATCTTTTGTTAGAAAACCTAGAGCCTAGTCTGTCTCAACCCTTATTGGATTTTAGACATCTTGTTCTCTTGGCTGGATTTCATCTCTTGTCTTTGGATTTTAGAGAACATAGAGATGTTTTTCTTTATGCCATTAGCGAGGTGTTTTGCCATTTGGGCTTGGCAACTAGCGATTTTTACGCCTTAGAAGAGGAGGCTAAATTAGAGATTCTTAGCCACGCCCTAAGCCAAGAGCCCACCACTCTACAATCTTTGATGGTGAGTCCGGAGTGTAAGCGTCTCTTAGAAGCCTTTAGCCACATCGTGTGGGCTAAGAGTCGTATCGGTGCTGAAATTTTTCACTCCATCATTGTTTCCATGACCACGCAAGCAAGCGATCTGCTCTGTGTGCTGTGGTTGGCTAAACAAAGCCGCCTAGTCAGTAAAAATCTCAAAATTTATATCACGCCCCTTTTTGAAACCATCGCCGATCTCCAGCACGCCCAAGTAATCATGCGCACTCTTAGCCAAAACCCCCATTACCGCGCTTATTTGGAGATTATGGAGTTTAAACAGGCGATCATGGTGGGTTATTCGGATTCGAGCAAGGATGGGGGTATTTTTGCGAGCAATTATAATCTTCATAACGCCATCAGCGCGCTTGTAGATTTAGAACAAGAATTAGGGATTAAATTTATTCTTTTCCATGGACGCGGGGGGAGTGTGAGTCGGGGTGGGGGGGATTTACAAAACGCCCTTTTGAGCGCGCCCGCACACAGCGTTAAAACCACCCTAAAGCTCACCGAACAAGGGGAGACCATTAGCTCACGCTACCTCAACCCAGCTAGCGCGCACTCTAATTTAGCCAATGTCATGGGCGCGCTTTTAAAAAAGAACACTTTGGATCGTTATTCTCCCCTGCCCAAAGTCCCCTTGCACTCCTCTTTAAAAACCATCTCAGAAGTTTCTTATACTACTTATCGCGATCTCATTTACCACACCCCGGGCTTTTTAGACTACTTTAAACAGGCAACTCCCATTGCCTTTATTCAAGAACTTAATTTAGGTTCGCGCCCCTCTAAGCGCAAAGAGAGTAGTAAGATCGAGGATTTGCGCGCCATCCCTTGGGTCTTTGCATGGACACAAAACCGCAGTTTGTTGCCCGCGTGGTATGGGGTGGGGAGTGGTTTAGAGAGTGTGGGGGATTTTGAGGCGTTGCGATCGCTTTATGGCAAAGATGGTTTTTTTAAAGCGGTGTTAGATAACATTGCCCAAGCCCTCTTAAAAGTGGATTTAAGCATTGCTAAAGAGTATCACAAATTCGCTATCCATAACCCCAGTGCTCTAAATATTTGGGAGCGCATTGAAAAAGAGTTTGTAAAAACCATGCGCGCGGTTTTGATCATCCGCTCAGAAGACAAATTGCTGGATAAAGACCCTAGTGTGCAAGAAGGTATTCTTTTGCGCACCCCCTACATTAACGCCCTCAATCACTTACAAATTGCTCTCATCTCTGCTTTTAAGCAACAAGAGGGGGATTTAGAGCAGCTTAAAATTTACATCCATAGCACCATTGTAGGAATCGCTCAAGGCATGCGCAACACGGGCTGA
- the dprA gene encoding DNA-processing protein DprA — protein sequence MRVSHFSYSKLKALPLALGRVKNPPKELYYTGNQELLQTPLKVAIVGTRQPSQYTQQHTAWLAKEIAKLGAVVVSGGALGVDIIAQQHALPHTIMIAPCSLDYLYPPSNARVIEQIATEGLILSEYAQNTTPHRYSFLERNRLVIALSDVVIIPEANLHSGSMSSAKYALHAQKPLFVLPHRLAESPGTQVLLAEGKAQSIYDIEAFCQTLCQTYKLNPPSTPPLEDHLSFFKTNPTCEQAYARYGTLIDEYELQGLITRRHGRMVLA from the coding sequence CTGAGAGTTAGCCATTTTTCTTACTCCAAGCTAAAAGCTCTTCCTCTTGCATTGGGGCGTGTCAAAAACCCTCCCAAAGAACTCTATTACACCGGCAATCAAGAATTGTTACAAACCCCTTTAAAAGTTGCCATCGTGGGCACACGCCAACCTAGCCAATACACCCAACAACACACGGCATGGTTGGCTAAAGAGATCGCCAAATTAGGCGCGGTGGTGGTGAGCGGGGGCGCGTTGGGCGTGGATATTATTGCCCAACAACACGCCCTGCCCCACACAATCATGATCGCCCCCTGTAGCCTAGATTATCTCTACCCCCCCAGCAATGCGCGCGTTATTGAGCAAATCGCTACAGAGGGGCTTATTTTAAGCGAATACGCTCAAAATACCACTCCACATAGATATTCTTTTTTAGAGCGCAATCGTTTGGTGATTGCTCTAAGCGATGTAGTGATCATCCCAGAGGCAAATCTACACAGCGGATCGATGTCCAGTGCTAAATACGCCCTGCATGCCCAAAAACCCCTGTTTGTATTGCCCCATAGACTAGCAGAGAGCCCGGGCACACAGGTACTTTTAGCAGAGGGCAAAGCGCAGAGCATTTACGATATAGAGGCGTTTTGCCAAACACTATGCCAAACTTATAAGCTCAACCCTCCTAGCACCCCACCCCTTGAGGATCACCTCAGCTTTTTTAAAACAAACCCCACTTGTGAGCAAGCCTATGCCCGTTATGGGACTTTAATAGATGAATACGAATTGCAGGGCTTGATCACGCGCCGACATGGGCGCATGGTGTTGGCGTGA
- the minD gene encoding septum site-determining protein MinD, whose amino-acid sequence MVITITSGKGGVGKSTTTANLAIGLALQNKKVVAVDFDIGLRNLDMILGLENRIVYDVIDVMEGNCKLPQALINDKKNKNLYFLPASQSKDKNILDKAKVQALIAQLNAQFDFVLIDSPAGIESGFEHAVLFADRAIIVVTPEVSSVRDSDRVIGIIDAKSCKGQEMVKHILINRIKPDLVEKQEMLSNEDVLKILALPLIGLVPEDDKIVSATNTGEPVIYTQSPSALAFQRITRRVLGEEVEFAEFRTKRGLVGTIKGWFA is encoded by the coding sequence ATGGTTATCACCATTACTTCAGGCAAGGGCGGAGTAGGCAAAAGCACTACTACCGCTAATCTAGCCATAGGGTTAGCCTTGCAAAATAAAAAAGTCGTGGCTGTGGATTTTGACATCGGCTTGCGCAATTTGGACATGATTTTGGGCTTGGAAAATCGCATTGTCTATGATGTGATCGATGTGATGGAGGGGAATTGTAAATTACCCCAAGCCTTGATCAACGATAAGAAAAATAAAAATCTCTATTTTTTGCCCGCTTCTCAAAGCAAGGATAAAAATATCCTAGATAAAGCCAAAGTGCAGGCTCTCATAGCACAGCTCAATGCCCAATTTGATTTTGTGCTCATCGACTCTCCAGCTGGGATTGAGAGCGGATTTGAGCACGCCGTGCTCTTTGCCGATCGCGCCATCATTGTAGTAACCCCAGAGGTTAGCAGTGTGCGCGATAGCGATCGCGTGATCGGTATCATCGATGCCAAGAGTTGCAAGGGGCAAGAGATGGTCAAACACATTCTTATCAATCGTATCAAGCCCGACTTGGTTGAAAAACAAGAAATGCTTTCTAATGAGGATGTGCTCAAAATCCTAGCTCTGCCTCTCATTGGTCTAGTGCCCGAAGATGATAAAATTGTTTCAGCCACCAACACCGGCGAGCCAGTGATCTACACCCAAAGCCCTAGCGCGCTAGCTTTTCAAAGAATCACAAGGCGTGTTTTGGGCGAGGAAGTGGAATTTGCAGAGTTTAGAACTAAAAGAGGTCTGGTAGGGACTATCAAGGGTTGGTTTGCATGA
- the ruvX gene encoding Holliday junction resolvase RuvX, whose product MLVGCDVGLKRIGLALYTQETILPMPAILRHNRDQARHDLKIFLENKRAVGLVVGLPNACYTDTRARVQHFIEGLDFAPIFYVDEDDSSAQAQERIFHLPYKQRQKARKNGILDSLAACILLERYLGL is encoded by the coding sequence ATCTTGGTTGGCTGTGATGTGGGTTTAAAGCGCATCGGGTTAGCCCTCTACACCCAAGAAACCATTTTGCCCATGCCTGCTATCTTGCGCCATAACCGCGATCAAGCCCGCCATGATCTTAAAATTTTTTTAGAGAATAAGCGCGCTGTAGGTTTGGTTGTAGGTTTGCCCAACGCCTGCTACACCGACACGCGCGCGCGCGTGCAACATTTTATAGAGGGCTTGGACTTTGCACCTATTTTTTATGTGGATGAAGATGATAGCAGTGCACAAGCTCAAGAGCGCATTTTTCATCTTCCTTACAAACAACGCCAAAAGGCGCGCAAGAATGGAATCCTAGATAGCTTGGCAGCTTGTATTCTTTTGGAGCGTTATTTAGGATTATGA
- the trmB gene encoding tRNA (guanosine(46)-N7)-methyltransferase TrmB, which produces MPHFNATRVFTSFPFQEEGLHFLYEAKSCLYPHKSLIHVQSPTHDFCLHKIARQEGYLFKGEKSTRPVPVAILQKALSILARHCEGVVGNLAEAKYSQTSPFLLEGEDFLKFDAFHLEIGFGSGRHLLQKAKNHPQEIYIGLEVHTPSLEQVLRQIELLGLKNLYVARTDARALLEVLPSNVCLSLDLHFPVPWDKNPTRRVMGTQTLKNMLRVLKEGATLWLRTDSWNYFQESLRLAQQENCAYSTDTNASVAVPSKYEQRWLKQDRNIYDLRVCAPQNHFSSSKTILLGNESLQGAPKTLQEVLNQRHFKGENYFLHIQDVLECNKLWVLVLSFGDFIAPTNKIALWDGQNLSYVGGMPYNTEANRWAQRKLLETLREVL; this is translated from the coding sequence ATGCCCCATTTTAACGCGACTAGAGTTTTTACCTCCTTTCCTTTTCAAGAGGAGGGTTTGCATTTTCTCTACGAGGCAAAGAGTTGTCTTTACCCGCATAAAAGCCTCATCCATGTGCAAAGTCCCACACATGATTTTTGTCTTCATAAAATCGCGCGCCAAGAAGGCTATCTTTTTAAGGGTGAAAAATCTACGCGGCCTGTTCCTGTAGCAATCTTGCAAAAGGCTTTATCCATCTTGGCGCGCCATTGCGAGGGAGTGGTGGGTAATTTGGCAGAGGCTAAGTATTCTCAAACAAGCCCATTTTTATTAGAGGGAGAAGATTTTTTAAAGTTTGATGCCTTCCATTTAGAAATTGGATTTGGATCAGGGAGGCATTTGTTACAAAAGGCCAAAAACCACCCACAAGAGATTTACATAGGCCTAGAGGTCCACACCCCTAGCTTAGAGCAAGTTTTAAGGCAAATAGAGCTTTTAGGGCTTAAAAACCTTTATGTGGCGCGCACGGATGCGCGCGCTCTCTTAGAGGTGCTTCCCTCTAATGTGTGCCTTAGTTTGGATTTGCATTTTCCCGTGCCTTGGGATAAAAACCCTACAAGAAGAGTGATGGGGACTCAGACCCTTAAGAATATGCTCAGAGTTCTCAAAGAAGGGGCCACTTTGTGGTTACGCACGGATAGTTGGAACTATTTTCAAGAGAGTTTGCGCCTTGCCCAACAAGAGAATTGTGCCTACAGCACAGACACAAATGCCTCTGTGGCCGTGCCTAGTAAGTATGAACAACGCTGGCTTAAGCAGGATCGCAATATTTATGATTTAAGAGTGTGTGCGCCTCAAAATCATTTCTCATCTTCTAAAACTATCCTTTTAGGAAATGAGTCGTTGCAAGGCGCACCCAAAACTCTACAAGAAGTGTTAAATCAAAGGCATTTTAAGGGGGAGAATTATTTTTTGCACATCCAAGATGTGTTGGAGTGCAACAAACTTTGGGTCTTGGTGCTCAGTTTTGGGGATTTTATAGCCCCTACAAATAAAATTGCTCTGTGGGATGGACAAAATTTAAGCTATGTAGGAGGCATGCCTTACAACACGGAGGCAAATAGATGGGCGCAACGAAAACTATTAGAAACTCTTAGGGAGGTATTGTGA
- the minE gene encoding cell division topological specificity factor MinE yields MKWFKGGSSARARDRLTLVLAYERSMRIPYMEEMKKEILAVVQKYIATTKIDVRTSSNQEMDTLEVEIILERNSKGNPES; encoded by the coding sequence ATGAAGTGGTTTAAGGGGGGATCGAGCGCGCGGGCTAGGGATCGGCTAACTTTGGTGCTAGCCTATGAGAGAAGCATGCGCATCCCCTACATGGAGGAGATGAAAAAAGAAATCCTAGCGGTTGTGCAAAAATATATCGCCACCACTAAAATTGATGTGCGCACAAGCTCCAACCAAGAGATGGATACCCTAGAGGTTGAAATCATCCTTGAGCGCAACTCAAAGGGTAATCCTGAGAGTTAG
- the ilvC gene encoding ketol-acid reductoisomerase encodes MSRVSDGFLPIYTDTDGSVEHIVKRSVGVLGYGAQGRAHALNLRDSGVKVVVGLHETSKSASLAREEGFEVHSVASCAQSQDVLAILLPDELHQEVYTQEIAPYLKPGQTLIFAHGFSVHFKQICVPEGVGVALVAPKGPGRALRENYQNNSGLFALVGVEQENSTHNAKEIALAYACALGCGRVGILQTTFKHEACSDLFGEQAVLCGGLVHLLRHAFEVLVEAGYPKELAYFECVHEIKLIADLIYSKGVAMMQEHISNTAEYGGLLSGGYLVDSSMKARMQEILKQIEGGGFAQKFLEEKTRGFAQMHHQRAQLAQHPLEEVGAHLRSYLFKGN; translated from the coding sequence ATGTCTAGGGTTTCTGATGGTTTCTTGCCTATCTATACGGACACAGATGGGAGTGTGGAGCACATCGTAAAAAGAAGCGTAGGGGTGCTAGGTTATGGGGCACAAGGGCGCGCGCACGCGCTCAATTTGCGCGATAGTGGGGTTAAGGTCGTGGTGGGCTTGCATGAAACAAGCAAGAGCGCATCGCTGGCTAGAGAGGAGGGCTTTGAGGTGCACAGCGTGGCTTCTTGCGCGCAGAGTCAAGATGTCCTAGCGATTTTACTGCCCGATGAATTGCACCAAGAGGTGTATACCCAAGAAATCGCCCCTTATTTAAAGCCCGGTCAAACTTTGATCTTTGCGCATGGCTTTAGCGTGCACTTTAAACAGATTTGCGTGCCTGAGGGGGTGGGTGTGGCTTTGGTAGCCCCTAAGGGTCCAGGGAGAGCTCTTAGAGAAAATTATCAAAATAATAGCGGTCTTTTTGCGCTGGTGGGCGTAGAGCAGGAAAATAGCACCCACAACGCTAAAGAAATCGCCCTAGCCTATGCCTGCGCTTTGGGTTGTGGACGCGTGGGGATTTTGCAAACCACTTTTAAACACGAAGCTTGTAGCGATCTCTTTGGAGAGCAGGCGGTGCTTTGTGGGGGGCTAGTGCATTTGTTGCGCCATGCCTTTGAGGTGTTGGTAGAGGCGGGTTATCCTAAAGAGTTGGCGTATTTTGAGTGCGTGCATGAGATCAAGCTCATCGCCGATTTGATCTATTCTAAGGGGGTGGCTATGATGCAAGAGCACATTTCCAACACGGCAGAATATGGCGGGTTGCTCAGTGGGGGCTATCTTGTGGACAGCTCAATGAAAGCGCGCATGCAAGAGATTTTAAAGCAAATTGAAGGGGGGGGTTTTGCCCAAAAGTTTCTTGAGGAAAAAACGCGCGGTTTTGCCCAAATGCATCATCAGCGTGCACAACTAGCACAGCACCCCCTAGAAGAAGTGGGGGCGCATTTACGCAGTTATCTTTTTAAGGGAAATTGA